The DNA region TTCAGGAACTTGAGGCTATCTGAAAGCAGAGGCACGTCAAGGTCAAGGTCATCAAGGATACCAGCGTCGACTCGAATCACCGAGATTCTCGATCCTTCGTATAGTGTTGTACGAAAGGTTCAAAGTGTCTAGCTTCGTCAACCATTCCAGATTCTCGATTTTATTGATCAAATTGTTATGGAGATAAAGACACTTCAACTCGCTCTGATTCTCCAGGTTCGCGATCTCACGGATACCGTTGTTCTCCAGCCATAGACATTTTAGGCCTGTGTATTTCTCCAGATTCTCGATGAATGAGAAACCTGAAAAAAGCTTCCTGGTgtaaaagaaacattaaaatttttgaagatatttaaaACTTTACTTAGACTtctcttatttcttcttttatatatagGGATATATTTCTGCATTAtagagattttattaattttgacaCACGCATGATGcgataaaagtaattttaataattttagttAGAGAAGCACGCGATAAAGCGCCCTTTTACTGcacatttataacaatttttgtatataaagtGGAAACgtaaaattcaacattttttcacgtcggaatttttaattatttgtatatgATTAACCTTTGTAATGAAGATAGAGTACGTCATTCAGATGAGGGGTTTGGTACAGTTTATTCATTTTGCAGTGCTTCTTCAAAAACTCCTCTGTCATCCTGCGATCAATTACCATTTACTTCACCAAACATCAAATTGCCGTATCGCAAAATCATCGATATAAGTACATTTACAAATTGCATTGCTCTTGCAACTGTACCTGACACCGTGTTTCTTGGGATCGAAATCGTAAACTTTTCCTTTTATGTACATTCTCTCCGGTTGTTTGTAGAATTGCCAAAAAATTGAGTCTTCTGTGTCTTCGATAATATCTTGGACAATTCCTCTGATCGCCGTTTCTGACGTTGATTTTGTATCAGCAGTAGTTTCTTTCAAAGTTCCTGATTTATCGACAGCATCGTCAGTTTCAATCTTCTCTTCAGtaatattttcaacattttgTACACTTTCTTCTTCAACAATATTTTCCAGATTCTGTGGAATTTTGtcttcaataatttttttaatagtcTCTTCTTCCATAGCATCTTCAAGCTTTTGTTCGACTTtttctttagaaatatttttaaaatttcccaCAAGTTTTTCTTCAACAATATCTTCTAAggtttcttcaatttttcccTCGATGTTTCCTacgttttcttcaattttagaCGTACCTTTGTCTTCAGTAGATTCTTCAGCTCCTATTTCTCTGGGAATACCTTGAAGACACTCATCTAAAAATCCTTTACACTGTTCCGCCACATTTTCCACATCGTTTTGGTTATCTTTGAATTTAAAACTTTCAGCTATTTGATCTTCTTCGATCAAAGAAATCTCGATACCGTCGTTCGGATTTTTGTTAGGTTGGCTATTAAAACTTTCAATATTGTTTGCTCTCGCGAAACGGTTTCCAATCTCATTAAATTCCATCGCTAAATCCTTGAAGATCtcgtttcttctattttctaccTCCGCTTTCCCTTCAATTTCGTCTTGTATAAATTCTTCTGGGTCTCTTGGAATAACTTGCAGACATTCTTGCAACGATTCTGCACGACGTTTCTCCTCGTCTTCCATATCCTTTTGAGTATTTTTCATCTTAAAACTTTCAGCTACTTGATCTTTCGTCAAAGGCATCTCGATGCCATCCTCTTCCTTCGATTcgtctagactttcgtcagatTCGCTATTATACTGTTCGATAGATTTCGTTTCTGCAACAAGCTTCTCGATCTCGTTAAATTCAACAGACAGATCCTTCAAAGCCTCGTTTTTCTGATTTTCTATCTTTGCTTTCCCCTCGGCGATCTTTTTTAACTTTTCCTGAACTTCTTCCTCGGATTTTGGACAATCTGCTTCCGTAATCTCTgccaatttttctaaatattcttcCGGAGAACCCAATTCTACGAACTTCATTCCCTGACCTTGACTTGAACGTACATCTTCCGTAAAATTTTTTACCAAATCTTCTACCGATTTTGGTTCTTTTGTAGATTGATCTTCTATTTCATTCGTTGTcgcttttttatcattttcggTAGATTCTCCGACAATTTCTTCCAAAAGCAATGGCTCTTTGTTTCCTTTATTCGAAAATATGGAAGTCGGTTGTTCCAAAGTTGCTTCAAATTTAGGTTCTTTCATGCTATctctaaatttaaaataagcagAAATATTCACATTAGGCGAAGAATAAACCAGATTTCTTTCGTCTTCATCATCCCAGTCGCTTAAAAAATGTGAACCGTCTGACGTCCTGTTCGATTCTTCGATCAGTTCTTCGTTACTGATATGAACAAAATCATGTTTCTGATTTTCCATACACTCTTCCATTTCTATATTTGCCTCCTTAGTTCGATCATCGATCGTTTGATCTTCTGAATAACAGTCgatattatttccatttttatcgtTTTTGTTCGCAATATCTTGATCAGTctccttgcaaatatttcgttcgCGATTTATCTCGATCAAAGAAATTTTATCGGAGACAACAGTGGGATGGTTATTATCCGTCATTTGGTCAAGTCTGTCAAGCTTCTTTTCACAAAAATCTTCAAACGATCGCTGGCGATAAGACTTGGTGCAACAACTATCGTTTTCGTCCAGAGTCATAGATTCACCTTCTTCAGCATCGTCAAACGTCAAAGTGTCATCCATATCGCTGTCGCTGTCTTTTTCAGCTTTCGTCGAATTGTAATAAGACAGATTTTCACAGGTTACATCGAAGATCGCGTTACAATCGAAATACGACAGCCAATTGGAGTCGTCCTCGTTATCGACTTCCGGTATAGATTCGAGGGTTGATTTATTCGCTTGGTCGTCTGATGTGCTTTCGCTTTTCAACGATTCTAAGGTAATTTTTGTGAGAACGTCGGATGACGAGGTGGATAGAACTTCGAAGTCCACGGACGAATCTTCTGGTATCTTTGAAAAAATTGGTAATTTGATTTTCTGAAGTATGAAACAACGCGATATTCTTACAATTAAATTGGAAGATAAACTGCTTTTAGTTTTATATGACTAACTGAGAATCGTAGTGGTGCAggtaaaaatttaaagaatattaacGAATCGTGCTGCTTATTTGCTAAACGTGTCATTCATTTAAGTTCGTAATTAATCGCTACGCAACCACGGACGAGATACAGTGACTCACGAAAAATTTGGACACTCCTGGGGggtgtatattatataaaacattttaaaaactCGTTAGCACTGTAACGAGGCGCTATTATCCTGATTGTATTCGTCAAATTTGTAACTGATCTGAAAAGTGTTTATAAAAGTTAGAAGGTATTTGTTGAAAGCATATGCTTCGCGATGATCATCCAGATGTTCGAACGTTCAGTTGCTTGCTATATTAATAAACGACAATATGTAGTGAGATAGTCTTTAGCGCCAATTATATAATAACTGCTATTCATGCTGTATGGCAACAAATGTTTCGTAACTTCTACATACATCTTCAAATTGGTTTCAGACTTTactattataaaaatgtttcgtacaataCGTATAATGCAtgcatacaatttttatacattttatatatttttccaagcCACTATATTTCGCGGTATAATGTTTGAGAGTTAACCTCTCCTTTTATCACGTCAACTTGTCACTTTCTCCTGTGCGTtgaattaaagtaatattaccaACGAAGTGATTACGAGAATAGATTCTAaccgattttttaatttctgtttcaGACAAATTGGTACTACTTGCTACAGCGTCGAGCCTGGTTTCAACCGATAGTTTCTTCTCCAAAGTGACTTGAATATCGCACTCTTCCTGCATTTTGCCACGTCCTTATGAACTTAGTACTCACGATACAGAAGCAAAGATCCGACGTAAGTACTTAGTTTCTTAAACGAAAGTTTTCACGTAAATGTATTTCAACATGACTCCTCGACATACAAAAAACTCTCCTCAGCAGTATTCGTTGCCTAGGTGTCGTTTGATCGATATTTGTTGCGACGTTCTACGCATTTCAGATTGTTTCATTCTAATTGAATGTCTCTATCGATACTGTACCTCTACTTTCGTTCATTCCCTTCATCGACTTTCATATtccaataaattaattaaattaatttattttcttttattcggaTTATTTCTATTCGGATAAGGGAGCCTTACTACACTACACTGGATTGGTTTTCTTCAGTGTGTCACTAAATGTCATCGTCGAAGCCTCAGAAGCTCATGCTTGCagaaaatattctaattaattatcgCGTATTACCGTCAGATCATTCGTTGCAAAATAGGAATGAAAGGACGAATAGTCACATGCTACTTTGTTATAATACCGGTGAACGTATCAATTaacaaacgaaaagaaaagattgtAGGATTGCAAAGGGCCATGGTTTATCCATATTGTTTATAGGGTATCTCGATCTCTTATCTATTCCTCGCATATCTTGCTTTGCTTTTGTTGCGTCTAGATGCCCCCCTCGATGGCACTTGTTTTTCCACTCGGTTGCAAGCCGGCGATGATGCTCGAGAATGAATGCTATCAACATAATTCAACGGAAAAGGCTGAACGCCGATTCGCAAGCGTCGCGACGAATCGGGATCGATGGAAACGGGAAATCGGCTCGGCCGCGAGGCTTTCAGCAAGTCGA from Bombus terrestris chromosome 14, iyBomTerr1.2, whole genome shotgun sequence includes:
- the LOC125386306 gene encoding uncharacterized protein PF3D7_1120600-like, encoding MQEECDIQVTLEKKLSVETRLDAVASSTNLSETEIKKSIPEDSSVDFEVLSTSSSDVLTKITLESLKSESTSDDQANKSTLESIPEVDNEDDSNWLSYFDCNAIFDVTCENLSYYNSTKAEKDSDSDMDDTLTFDDAEEGESMTLDENDSCCTKSYRQRSFEDFCEKKLDRLDQMTDNNHPTVVSDKISLIEINRERNICKETDQDIANKNDKNGNNIDCYSEDQTIDDRTKEANIEMEECMENQKHDFVHISNEELIEESNRTSDGSHFLSDWDDEDERNLVYSSPNVNISAYFKFRDSMKEPKFEATLEQPTSIFSNKGNKEPLLLEEIVGESTENDKKATTNEIEDQSTKEPKSVEDLVKNFTEDVRSSQGQGMKFVELGSPEEYLEKLAEITEADCPKSEEEVQEKLKKIAEGKAKIENQKNEALKDLSVEFNEIEKLVAETKSIEQYNSESDESLDESKEEDGIEMPLTKDQVAESFKMKNTQKDMEDEEKRRAESLQECLQVIPRDPEEFIQDEIEGKAEVENRRNEIFKDLAMEFNEIGNRFARANNIESFNSQPNKNPNDGIEISLIEEDQIAESFKFKDNQNDVENVAEQCKGFLDECLQGIPREIGAEESTEDKGTSKIEENVGNIEGKIEETLEDIVEEKLVGNFKNISKEKVEQKLEDAMEEETIKKIIEDKIPQNLENIVEEESVQNVENITEEKIETDDAVDKSGTLKETTADTKSTSETAIRGIVQDIIEDTEDSIFWQFYKQPERMYIKGKVYDFDPKKHGVRYSCKSNAICKCTYIDDFAIRQFDVW